From a region of the Mycobacterium sp. SMC-8 genome:
- a CDS encoding TetR/AcrR family transcriptional regulator encodes MKRRSSTEVRQLLLDAGARVFREQGFQRATTDQIAEVAGVSMSVLFRHFPTKGDLFREAIIAPFIDSLSAFATTWRESFADPVDEAQIMRHIVAELYDSLRGHEDAVAALSRADGSLDEDTADEIAGLFDQCFAQMRDMGRAEAARRTWFSGEEMELTSRLLVALVTACVSHRRWFLPTGRRRLSREHIVDHITNLMLYGLRLGPGEPNRLSGN; translated from the coding sequence ATGAAGCGCCGATCCTCCACTGAGGTGCGTCAACTCCTTCTTGATGCCGGCGCCCGAGTCTTCCGCGAGCAAGGCTTTCAACGTGCGACCACCGACCAGATCGCCGAAGTCGCCGGCGTCTCCATGTCAGTCCTGTTTCGCCACTTCCCGACCAAGGGTGATCTCTTCCGGGAAGCCATCATTGCGCCCTTCATCGACTCGCTCTCCGCCTTCGCCACGACATGGCGAGAGAGTTTTGCCGACCCGGTCGACGAGGCACAGATCATGCGCCACATCGTCGCCGAGTTGTACGACAGCTTGCGGGGTCACGAGGATGCCGTCGCCGCCCTCAGTCGCGCCGACGGCAGTCTCGACGAGGACACCGCCGACGAGATCGCCGGACTCTTCGACCAGTGCTTCGCGCAGATGCGCGACATGGGACGGGCGGAAGCCGCCCGTCGCACGTGGTTCTCCGGTGAGGAGATGGAGTTGACCTCCCGCCTGCTCGTCGCGCTCGTCACGGCGTGCGTCAGTCACCGCCGCTGGTTCCTTCCGACCGGTCGCCGGCGCCTGTCCCGCGAGCACATCGTCGACCACATCACGAACCTGATGCTCTACGGACTCCGACTCGGTCCCGGTGAGCCGAATCGCTTGAGCGGCAACTGA